One genomic segment of Paenibacillus sp. FSL H8-0332 includes these proteins:
- a CDS encoding MBL fold metallo-hydrolase: MTKLTIWGGAGEHGRSAYLLSGDVYRLLLDCGVKKGGAGQYPLIEPGQAALLDAVLLSHAHEDHSVALPLLYAQGYTGEVWTTRETRAQLDAYFRSWRSGIILEGHELPYTEADEYAIRYRYLEEEGRCMSWFGLIPGVQVMWGRSGHLAGSVWFLIAAEGRSIFYSGDYTAESLLLAADSPTEAIQAAGGIPDLEQRLRAWSCGQRLDLAVTDAAYGMDEDTQSDKLRQLEQAIRRTAARGGKVLLPVPAGGRGQEMMLWAAKLFADLPMVVESKLIEGMRRLAASPFWLRSAERTGGYSAADHIADFLAARRWTMPQSEAEREELLARSGSSLCFVPDGMMQSSLSRWYYARWASQSTYSVLITGHVAAGTFGYKLLHEPEQHGVCEVLKLRYKVHQGREDVQRMLKSLPVRHAVLVHAAKPETDKLREALIQGGQLTGCTLHSMAPGETLDLEGL; the protein is encoded by the coding sequence ATGACGAAGCTGACCATATGGGGCGGAGCTGGTGAACACGGGCGTTCCGCTTATCTCCTGAGTGGAGACGTCTACCGTCTGCTGCTTGATTGCGGCGTGAAAAAAGGCGGAGCCGGACAATATCCCCTCATCGAACCCGGGCAGGCCGCCCTGCTGGATGCGGTTCTGCTATCCCATGCCCATGAAGATCATTCGGTAGCGCTGCCGCTGCTGTATGCGCAGGGTTATACGGGTGAGGTATGGACAACGCGGGAAACAAGGGCGCAGCTGGATGCCTATTTCCGCTCATGGCGTTCGGGTATTATCCTTGAGGGCCATGAGCTGCCATACACTGAAGCAGATGAATATGCGATCCGTTACCGGTATCTGGAGGAGGAGGGCCGATGCATGTCCTGGTTCGGACTGATTCCCGGGGTACAGGTCATGTGGGGGCGAAGCGGGCATCTGGCGGGATCTGTATGGTTCCTGATTGCTGCGGAAGGGCGGTCGATCTTCTATTCCGGTGACTATACGGCGGAATCCCTGTTGCTTGCGGCTGATTCACCAACTGAGGCGATACAAGCAGCCGGAGGCATCCCGGATCTGGAGCAGAGGCTGAGGGCATGGTCTTGCGGCCAGCGTCTTGATCTGGCGGTTACCGATGCGGCCTACGGAATGGACGAGGATACCCAGTCCGATAAGCTGAGGCAGCTGGAGCAGGCCATCCGCAGGACTGCGGCACGCGGAGGCAAGGTATTGCTCCCGGTTCCGGCAGGCGGACGCGGCCAGGAGATGATGCTGTGGGCCGCCAAGCTTTTCGCGGATCTGCCAATGGTAGTGGAATCGAAGCTGATAGAGGGGATGAGGCGGCTGGCAGCTTCACCGTTCTGGCTCCGGAGTGCTGAGCGAACAGGAGGGTATTCCGCAGCGGATCACATAGCAGACTTTCTTGCCGCCCGCCGCTGGACGATGCCACAGAGCGAGGCGGAGCGGGAGGAGCTGCTGGCGCGCTCCGGCTCTTCCCTGTGTTTCGTACCGGATGGCATGATGCAATCGTCCTTGTCCCGCTGGTACTATGCGAGGTGGGCGTCCCAATCAACCTATTCCGTGCTGATCACCGGTCATGTAGCGGCCGGTACCTTCGGATACAAGCTGCTGCATGAACCGGAACAGCATGGAGTATGCGAAGTGCTTAAGCTGCGTTACAAGGTGCATCAGGGCCGGGAAGATGTGCAGCGTATGCTGAAGTCTCTTCCGGTCCGGCACGCCGTACTGGTTCATGCCGCGAAGCCGGAGACCGACAAGCTGCGTGAAGCCTTGATCCAGGGCGGGCAACTGACCGGGTGCACGCTGCATTCTATGGCGCCGGGAGAAACGCTGGATTTGGAAGGCCTATGA
- the htpG gene encoding molecular chaperone HtpG: protein MAKKEFKAESKRLLEMMINSIYTQREIFLRELISNASDAIDKIYYKALADDNLVFNKEDYYIKVTADKESRTLTIADTGIGMTQEELENNLGIIANSGSFAFKKDNEAKDGHNIIGQFGVGFYSAFMVADDVTVISKALGSEQAFKWESQGADGYTIEPCEKDTVGTEITLKIKENTEDDNYDEFLEEFRLKSVIKKYSDFIRFPIKMDITGRQPKEGAENEFIDVTEEQTVNSMVPIWRKNKKELTDEDYNNFYAEKRYGFDKPLKHIHISADGAVVYNAILFIPENTPFDYYTKEYEKGLELYSNGVLIMNKCADLLPDYFSFVKGMVDSEDLSLNISREMLQHDRQLTMIAKNIKSKIKSQLLSLLKDEREQYETFYKSFGRQLKFGVYNDYGMEKETLQDLLMFHSSKEKKLVTLAEYVERMPEDQKYIYYASGESVERIEKLPQTEMVLDKGYEILYFTDDIDEFAIKMIMAYKEKEFRNVSSGDLGIEESAEDKPSEEEENENKGLFEAMQGILSGKVKAVKASKRLKSHPVCLSTEGELTIEMEKILKAMPNGGQDVQADKVLEINIHHDVFKSLKAAAEGDKEKLGLYTNLLYNQALLIEGLQVNDPVQFTNDICKIMV from the coding sequence ATGGCTAAAAAAGAGTTTAAAGCTGAATCCAAAAGACTGCTGGAAATGATGATTAACTCCATTTATACGCAGCGCGAGATTTTTCTGCGGGAACTGATCTCAAATGCAAGTGATGCCATTGATAAAATCTATTACAAGGCACTGGCCGATGATAATCTGGTGTTCAATAAAGAGGACTACTACATCAAAGTAACCGCCGACAAGGAGAGCCGCACGTTAACCATTGCCGATACCGGCATCGGGATGACGCAGGAAGAGCTGGAGAACAATCTGGGGATTATCGCGAACAGCGGCTCGTTTGCTTTTAAGAAGGATAATGAAGCCAAGGACGGACATAACATCATCGGTCAATTCGGGGTCGGATTCTATTCCGCATTCATGGTGGCTGACGATGTGACCGTAATCAGTAAGGCGCTGGGCAGCGAGCAGGCGTTCAAATGGGAATCCCAGGGTGCGGACGGCTACACAATTGAGCCTTGTGAGAAGGATACGGTCGGTACCGAAATTACGCTGAAGATCAAAGAGAACACTGAAGACGATAACTACGATGAATTCCTCGAAGAATTCCGTCTGAAATCGGTCATCAAGAAGTATTCGGACTTCATCCGCTTCCCGATCAAGATGGACATTACCGGCAGACAGCCCAAAGAGGGCGCCGAGAATGAATTCATCGATGTCACCGAAGAGCAGACGGTCAACAGCATGGTGCCGATCTGGCGCAAGAACAAAAAAGAGCTGACCGATGAAGACTACAACAACTTCTATGCAGAGAAGCGCTACGGGTTCGACAAGCCGCTGAAGCACATTCACATCAGTGCCGACGGCGCAGTGGTCTACAACGCGATTCTGTTCATTCCGGAGAATACTCCGTTCGACTACTACACCAAGGAATATGAAAAAGGCCTGGAGCTCTACTCCAACGGCGTGCTGATTATGAACAAATGCGCCGACCTGCTGCCGGATTACTTCAGCTTCGTCAAGGGGATGGTCGATTCCGAGGACCTGTCGCTCAATATCTCTCGTGAGATGCTGCAGCATGACCGTCAGCTCACGATGATTGCGAAGAACATCAAGAGCAAGATCAAGAGCCAGCTCCTGAGCCTGCTGAAGGATGAGCGCGAGCAGTATGAGACGTTCTATAAGTCTTTTGGCAGACAGCTGAAGTTCGGGGTCTATAACGACTATGGTATGGAAAAAGAAACGCTGCAGGATCTCCTCATGTTCCACTCCTCCAAGGAGAAGAAGCTGGTGACGCTGGCTGAATATGTAGAGAGAATGCCGGAAGACCAGAAGTATATCTACTACGCTTCCGGTGAATCGGTAGAGCGTATCGAGAAGCTGCCGCAGACCGAAATGGTGCTGGACAAGGGCTACGAGATTCTCTACTTCACCGATGACATCGATGAATTCGCAATCAAGATGATCATGGCGTACAAGGAGAAGGAGTTCAGAAATGTCTCCAGCGGCGATTTAGGCATTGAAGAGAGTGCCGAGGATAAGCCATCCGAAGAGGAAGAGAATGAGAACAAGGGATTGTTCGAAGCCATGCAGGGCATTCTGTCCGGCAAGGTGAAGGCGGTCAAAGCCTCCAAGCGGCTGAAATCCCATCCGGTCTGCCTGTCCACCGAAGGTGAGCTGACGATCGAGATGGAGAAAATCCTCAAGGCCATGCCTAACGGCGGCCAGGATGTGCAAGCGGACAAGGTGCTGGAAATCAACATTCACCATGATGTCTTCAAATCGCTGAAGGCTGCGGCCGAAGGCGACAAGGAGAAGCTGGGCCTGTACACTAACCTCTTGTACAACCAGGCGCTCCTGATCGAAGGCTTGCAGGTTAATGATCCGGTGCAGTTCACGAACGATATTTGCAAAATCATGGTTTAA
- a CDS encoding transposase yields MRSNKLYDEQRIKVAQEAIHGTKISFLARKYSVSPSTISNWVKFYKERFGEEATPSVQERIEDAERVQDLETKMETAIKLLGEKDLEIELLRELLKKANPAYKTDSNWPTKR; encoded by the coding sequence ATGAGAAGCAACAAGTTGTACGACGAACAGCGGATCAAAGTAGCCCAAGAAGCGATCCATGGAACCAAGATTTCCTTCCTCGCCCGAAAGTACTCCGTCTCACCCAGCACGATTTCCAATTGGGTGAAGTTCTACAAGGAACGGTTTGGAGAAGAGGCTACCCCGTCCGTTCAGGAACGGATTGAAGATGCGGAGCGTGTCCAAGACCTGGAGACGAAGATGGAGACGGCCATTAAGCTACTGGGCGAAAAGGATTTGGAGATCGAACTGCTGCGTGAACTCCTAAAAAAAGCCAACCCCGCTTACAAGACAGACTCGAACTGGCCAACGAAACGATAA
- a CDS encoding ABC transporter ATP-binding protein — translation MHKIAVFLKPYKKEVTIGPIFKLLEAILELLLPTIVALIINNGIAKQDSSYVYRMGSLMVVMAILGFGCSLVCQYYAARASQGFGTSLRNKMFKHISSLSYAELDVIGTPSLINRITNDVNQLQVAVAMLIRLVIRAPFICIGAIIMAMFLDFRLSLILIAATPVFGVILYFIITRSSPMYRKYQAKLDRLALVLSENLSGIRVIRAFAERRREKQRFNEASEDLTQTAIRVGRISAWLGPMTTLVVNAAIIAILWVGGIHIEAGSLSQGEIIAFINYVTQILLALIVVSNLVILFTKASSSANRINEVLAMTASVAEVPAHTPAAKRDDTAPVISFRNVSFGYNTTGEQALENISVDILKGQTVGLIGSTGSGKTTFVNLIPRFYDAVEGEVRVEGVDVRDYRLEQLRSRIGIVPQKAVLFTGTIAENIRWGKASATRDEIMAAAAVAQAEEFITRLPEGLDTLVVRGGHNLSGGQKQRLTIARAVVGRPPILILDDSSSALDFATDAALRRALSKNSTDMTVLLVSQRVSTVRQADQIIVFDEGRIAGIGTHEELLESCAVYQEICMSQLSSEEALQ, via the coding sequence GTGCACAAAATTGCAGTTTTCTTAAAACCGTACAAAAAAGAAGTGACGATCGGGCCGATTTTTAAGCTGCTGGAGGCGATTCTCGAGCTGCTGCTGCCGACCATTGTAGCCCTGATCATCAACAACGGAATTGCCAAGCAGGATAGCAGCTACGTCTACCGGATGGGGTCACTGATGGTGGTGATGGCTATTCTGGGCTTCGGCTGCTCCCTGGTATGTCAATATTATGCGGCGCGGGCTTCTCAGGGGTTCGGGACCTCGCTGCGCAATAAAATGTTCAAGCATATCTCTTCGTTGTCGTATGCGGAGCTGGATGTTATCGGCACACCTTCGCTGATCAACCGGATCACCAACGATGTTAACCAGCTGCAGGTGGCAGTAGCCATGCTGATCCGGCTCGTAATCCGAGCGCCGTTCATTTGTATCGGTGCCATTATTATGGCGATGTTCCTGGATTTCCGGCTGTCGCTGATCCTGATTGCTGCCACTCCGGTATTTGGAGTCATTCTGTACTTCATCATTACACGCAGCTCTCCGATGTACCGCAAATATCAAGCGAAGCTGGACCGGCTGGCGCTTGTGCTCAGCGAGAATCTCTCGGGTATCCGGGTGATCCGGGCCTTCGCCGAGAGGCGCCGCGAGAAGCAGCGCTTCAATGAAGCCTCTGAGGATCTGACGCAGACGGCCATCCGTGTCGGACGGATCTCTGCCTGGCTGGGACCGATGACGACACTGGTAGTGAACGCGGCGATTATTGCCATTCTATGGGTGGGCGGCATTCATATTGAAGCCGGGAGTCTGTCGCAGGGTGAGATTATTGCATTCATTAACTATGTAACCCAGATCCTGCTGGCCCTGATCGTAGTCTCCAATCTGGTCATTCTGTTCACCAAAGCCTCGTCGTCTGCGAACCGTATCAATGAGGTGCTGGCTATGACGGCATCAGTTGCCGAAGTGCCTGCCCATACACCTGCTGCGAAGCGGGATGATACGGCTCCGGTTATTTCCTTCCGCAATGTCTCTTTCGGCTATAACACCACCGGTGAGCAGGCCCTGGAAAATATCTCTGTAGATATCCTCAAGGGGCAGACGGTTGGATTAATTGGCAGTACCGGTTCAGGCAAGACCACCTTCGTGAATCTGATTCCGCGCTTTTATGACGCTGTGGAAGGGGAAGTTAGAGTCGAGGGTGTGGATGTAAGGGACTACCGGCTGGAGCAGCTACGCAGCAGAATCGGCATTGTGCCGCAGAAGGCGGTGCTGTTCACCGGGACGATTGCCGAGAATATCCGCTGGGGGAAGGCGTCTGCTACCCGGGACGAGATCATGGCCGCTGCGGCGGTTGCCCAGGCTGAGGAGTTCATCACCCGGCTGCCGGAAGGGCTGGATACACTGGTGGTACGCGGCGGGCATAACCTGTCTGGTGGCCAAAAGCAGCGGCTGACCATTGCCCGCGCCGTAGTTGGACGCCCACCGATCCTCATCCTGGACGATTCCTCCAGTGCGCTGGACTTTGCCACGGATGCGGCACTGCGCCGCGCACTAAGCAAGAACAGTACAGATATGACCGTACTGCTTGTATCCCAGCGGGTGAGCACAGTAAGGCAGGCTGATCAGATTATCGTCTTCGATGAAGGCCGGATCGCCGGAATCGGTACGCATGAGGAACTGCTGGAGAGCTGCGCAGTCTATCAGGAAATCTGCATGTCACAGCTCTCAAGCGAGGAGGCTTTACAATGA
- a CDS encoding IS3 family transposase — protein MTLVLRIIEVQPSTYYAHKKRLSGLLGGPAAITTSGRPIPSYSLTTGGLRVSDLQIEEWLSELVEGEENGYGYRNLAYALWVQQGLILNHKKAYRLCKKLGLLQKKPVKNVKYPRHLARNRVVTGPNQLWQIDIKYGYVHGYDRFFFIFDMIDVFDRCIVGYHVGASCTAKQVCATLREALDRRLQPGDPSPVIRSDNGPQFLSDVFGELCAETQRPLEHERIPPKTPNMNAYIESFHSILERDLYAKRYFETFEEAYEAVAAYIEFYNERRFHGSLQRLSPKQYQAAWKAGKLKPIEITL, from the coding sequence GTGACATTGGTGCTACGGATTATAGAGGTTCAACCCTCCACCTACTATGCCCATAAAAAACGTCTCTCGGGGCTTCTAGGCGGCCCTGCTGCAATAACGACGTCGGGCCGTCCGATCCCCTCCTATTCCCTCACCACTGGTGGTCTGCGGGTGAGTGACCTACAGATCGAGGAATGGCTGAGTGAGCTGGTGGAGGGAGAGGAGAACGGCTATGGCTACCGGAACCTCGCCTACGCCCTGTGGGTCCAGCAGGGCTTAATTCTCAACCACAAGAAGGCATATCGGCTGTGCAAGAAACTCGGGCTGCTTCAGAAAAAGCCGGTAAAGAACGTAAAATACCCTCGGCACCTGGCACGAAATCGAGTGGTCACCGGCCCCAACCAACTCTGGCAGATTGACATTAAATATGGATATGTTCATGGCTACGACCGCTTCTTTTTTATCTTTGATATGATTGATGTGTTTGACCGCTGCATTGTTGGCTACCACGTGGGAGCGAGTTGTACAGCCAAGCAAGTCTGTGCCACGTTAAGAGAGGCTCTAGACAGGCGTTTGCAGCCTGGAGACCCCTCTCCGGTCATCCGTTCGGATAACGGCCCGCAATTCTTAAGTGACGTCTTTGGCGAGTTGTGTGCGGAAACACAGCGTCCGCTGGAGCATGAACGAATTCCTCCAAAAACGCCGAATATGAACGCCTACATTGAGTCATTTCATAGCATTTTGGAGAGAGATTTGTATGCAAAAAGGTACTTTGAAACGTTTGAAGAAGCCTATGAAGCAGTCGCAGCCTATATTGAATTTTACAACGAGCGCCGTTTTCATGGCAGTTTGCAGCGTTTGAGCCCCAAGCAATACCAAGCCGCATGGAAAGCGGGCAAGCTAAAACCGATAGAAATAACGCTGTAA
- a CDS encoding LysR family transcriptional regulator, with product MDIRQLKYFLAIAEEGQITSAARKLQMAQPPLSQQLKLLEEELGVKLVERGPRSIQLTDAGMILRNRAQQILELTDSTAREISDYAKGLKGSLTIGTVSSSGATLLHEPLTAFHKSYSGVTFEIHEGNTFMIIDLLNKGIVEVGIVRTPFNTSNLECLYFHSEPMIAVMTADYDWATSQSAAQLGELQDKPLIIYRRFEQLIRETCLEHGFGPQIFCMNDDARTTLLWANAGLGIGIVPKSAFELANHSNLIYKEILCENLRTRVAAVWMKDKYLSSMATKFIETFKSL from the coding sequence ATGGATATCCGCCAATTAAAATATTTCCTGGCCATTGCCGAGGAAGGACAAATTACATCCGCAGCCCGGAAGCTGCAAATGGCCCAACCGCCGCTCAGCCAGCAGCTCAAGCTGCTTGAAGAGGAGCTTGGAGTCAAGCTGGTGGAGCGTGGACCGCGCAGTATCCAGCTGACGGATGCCGGAATGATTCTGCGTAACCGGGCCCAGCAGATCCTGGAGTTAACGGACTCCACCGCCCGGGAGATCAGCGATTATGCCAAAGGGCTGAAGGGCAGCCTTACCATTGGAACGGTCTCCTCTTCAGGCGCTACATTGCTGCATGAGCCGCTCACAGCTTTCCATAAAAGCTATTCAGGCGTAACCTTTGAAATTCACGAAGGCAATACGTTCATGATTATCGACCTGCTGAACAAAGGCATTGTTGAAGTGGGCATTGTCCGCACCCCGTTCAACACCAGCAATCTGGAATGCCTGTATTTTCATTCGGAGCCGATGATTGCGGTAATGACCGCTGATTATGACTGGGCCACGAGCCAGAGTGCTGCCCAGCTGGGCGAGCTGCAGGACAAACCGCTGATTATCTACCGCCGCTTCGAGCAGCTCATCCGCGAGACCTGCCTGGAGCACGGCTTTGGGCCACAGATCTTCTGTATGAACGATGATGCCAGGACAACGCTACTCTGGGCCAATGCGGGACTCGGGATCGGCATCGTGCCCAAGTCGGCGTTCGAGCTGGCCAATCACAGCAACCTGATCTACAAAGAAATCCTTTGCGAGAACCTGCGCACCCGTGTGGCAGCCGTATGGATGAAGGATAAGTATTTGTCCTCTATGGCGACCAAGTTCATCGAGACCTTCAAGTCACTCTGA